In the genome of Bosea sp. BIWAKO-01, the window AGTTGCGCGAATGGATCGTTTCGCAGCGGATGAACAAGACCGGGGTCGGCGATGACGACCCGGCCACGGCCGAGCCGTTCAAGGAGACGCCGTTCTAAGGGAACACGCCGCGCCGTGGCCCGCGTTATCCGGTTCCCTTGTCTCCAGCCGCTGCGGCCAACTTCCGAAGATCTTTGGCGCGCGCAAGCATCAAAGTGGCAACCCAACGCTCGAGCTGAGCAATCCGTGTTTCGATCGGAATTGGACTCCGCTTGGCCGCATCGACCGCAATCTGGATTGACTTCTCAATATCATCGGCCTCGGCGATCAGCTCATCTTTGGTGGGTGACACGGTAGCCTCCTCCGATTGCGCGTTGATCATCCCTCACTTTTGCATCGCGCGCTATCTGCGCCAGCGCTGTCAACTCACGGCCGAGCCGATGAAGCGCTTCCTGTGATGAGAAACCGCGTCGTTCAGGCGCCCTCATAGACGAACGGGCTGGTAAAACCGGCAAAACCGGGCAGCTTTGCGTCCTTCTCGGAAAGTGTCGCGGCTCCGGACACCACTGGCCAGTCGATGGCAAGTGCTGGATCAGCCCAGAACAACCCACCCTCGCTCTGTGGCGCATAGGGCGCGTCGACCTTGTAGGCGACCTCCGTATCGGGCTCGAGCGTGCAAAAGCCATGGGCAAAGCCGCGCGGCACGAAGATCTGCTCGTCACTGTCCGCATTTAGCAGTGTCCCGCACCAGAGCCCGCAATGCGGCGAGCCGCGCCGAAGATCGACGGCGACGTCGAAGATCGCACCCTTCAGCACGCGCACGAGCTTGGCCTGGGCGGCGGGCGCAGCCTGATAATGCAGACCGCGCACGGTGCCGGCCTGAGCCGAGCGCGACTGGTTGTCCTGAATGAAATCCGGCGCGATCCCAGCTGCCGCGAAAAGCTCGCGGCTATAGGTTTCCATGAGATAGCCGCGCTCATCGCCGAAGCGTCGCGGCCGAACCAGCACAAGCCCGGGAAGGTCGAGAGGCGCGAAGGTAAAATTGGACATTGGGTCTCGTGCCTGGCCGCAGGTAGTCCTGCTCGGCCTTGTGAATCGAAAGTGGGGCAAAATTCTAGCGCTCAGACATCGGCATCCACAGCACGTCGCCGAGCCGTCAAATTCCGAGCGCCAGTGCCCGCCACAAGCTTCCGCTCAATCCTAGCGGATCTTCCCACCATGCATCGCGCGCCAGGCGGATGTTCAACCGCCTTCACCGTTTACCCTCCGACGTTTGGCGATGATTTCTTTCATGGGCCGACCAGCGCGAATAGCGCGACGCAAGTCCGACAGCGCGAGGGCGTGGTCAGTTACAGTGGATAGGTGATGCGACGGGTCGGCGTTTCGGACAACGAGATTCCAGTAACAGAGGCCGCTCGCCTCCCTAAAGAAATGGCGTTTCTGAACAACCTTGTACTGGTAATCGTCGGGGCTACTTACATAGGCTAGATGATCATTCTCCGCCGGCAGCACTCCGCCGAAATAATCGAGCGTCAGCACATCGTCGCCAACGATTGCGCCGCCGGGCAACACGGTCGCAATGCGTACCTGCATCGGCTCGGCGACGAGCATATCGACTGCCTTGTCCATGGATCCTCCTAGCGCTTTTTCTTTCCCAGAAGCGCCGCAGCCCGCTTTGAAAGGGCGCGGTTCACTAAGCTCTGGTAGGCCCTGTCGCACCACGTCGGGAGATTGCTGTCTGAAGACCGGTCTCGTTCGGCTGGCAGCGCATGGCCTCCCACATTTGTTGGACATCGGCCTCGTTGAACCGCAAATCTCGGCCGAAGCGTGCACCAATTCCGTGCTTCTTTGCGGCTCGAGCGACTGCTTGTTTTGAGACGCGCAGGTACTCCGCCGCCTCCTGAAGGCTGTAGATCCGCCCAAGTGGGCCGGATGGTTGGAAAGGGGCCTCGTCGCTCATGGCGGCGCCTTTCCCGCGGCAGCCCTAGCCCGCGCGGCTTTACGGGCTCTCCGTTCCAGGCTCTTTCGTTGCCACTCGTCGTACGAGTTTTCTATGGGCCTATTTTTGTTCTCGCGAAGCCATCGCTCGAGAGAGTCTTCGCCAGGCACTGCTGACGCTTTTGCTTCGCGCTGTTCCCGCTCCCAACGGTCGAATGCGTCTTCCTCGGGCGCGGTGGCTCGCAAGATTCCGCTATCGCGATCAATGAACGCGTCGATTGCACGGCGATCGTACATGCGCGTGCCCCGAAATGGAGTGGGCATGACCCCAGACGCAACCCAGTTTGTGAATGTGGCGGGGCAGACCCCGCAATACGCCGCGGCATCCGCCTTCGTCATAAGGTCGCTCATTTGCCGGGCTCTGGCGTGCGCTTTTTTGGGCCGCGCCGTCGGGGAATATAGGGTTTGGTTGGATCGATAGTGCTCGGGTCAATCGGCGGCCCTTTTGCTAACTCCACAAGCCTTTCCTCCAACGATGGCCAATGCCACCGGATGATCTGGCCTCGATTTATCGTTGCCCGCGGTACGTAGCCGGAGCGGACCCACGCATCGAAAGAGTCGGTCGATATTTGCATGAATGCCGCCGCCGTATGCCGGGTGACGAATACGGGGCGGTGGTTGTTTTCGTCCTGCATGAGGCGCCTCACGTGGAGGCGTAGTTATGGCAGCGCCGCGTTGCGGAGTCCATAGGTGAGTACCATAGGTATTTAGATAGCGTGATTTCCAATCATTTTACAAATGCTTGTGATGCCGTTTGACATTTGACGTCAAACCTTTTGTCATTGTGAGATAGACTTTGATTTCAGCGGCATTCGGTGTGCGCGTACGCGCTGGGGCGGCTACAGT includes:
- the rfbC gene encoding dTDP-4-dehydrorhamnose 3,5-epimerase, with protein sequence MSNFTFAPLDLPGLVLVRPRRFGDERGYLMETYSRELFAAAGIAPDFIQDNQSRSAQAGTVRGLHYQAAPAAQAKLVRVLKGAIFDVAVDLRRGSPHCGLWCGTLLNADSDEQIFVPRGFAHGFCTLEPDTEVAYKVDAPYAPQSEGGLFWADPALAIDWPVVSGAATLSEKDAKLPGFAGFTSPFVYEGA
- a CDS encoding helix-turn-helix domain-containing protein; this translates as MSDEAPFQPSGPLGRIYSLQEAAEYLRVSKQAVARAAKKHGIGARFGRDLRFNEADVQQMWEAMRCQPNETGLQTAISRRGATGPTRA
- a CDS encoding helix-turn-helix domain-containing protein; the encoded protein is MSDLMTKADAAAYCGVCPATFTNWVASGVMPTPFRGTRMYDRRAIDAFIDRDSGILRATAPEEDAFDRWEREQREAKASAVPGEDSLERWLRENKNRPIENSYDEWQRKSLERRARKAARARAAAGKAPP